The following proteins are encoded in a genomic region of Streptococcus equi subsp. equi:
- a CDS encoding histidine protein kinase, which yields MTDMEHTISILLEVYAYSHAYKIARTLPDFSPKVLYLLELLKERRELNVAYAFQHRAENRLIEDRHQVKLLLNEAQEEEQTANYLLDLAAKVKNGEIIDFVRSVSPVLYRLFLRLLEQAVPDVQSYIIDTKNDQYDTWNFKAMEKADNDLFRSYLAQRQPRHVTTRSLADLLVLSELPADIKRLVVVLRQFEKSVRNPLAHLIKPFDEEELYRTTHFSSQAFLDGLIRLAVFSGVNYIKEPFYFDVVNAVIEKELLDSAKP from the coding sequence ATGACTGATATGGAACATACGATAAGTATTCTTTTAGAAGTTTATGCTTATAGTCATGCCTACAAAATTGCAAGAACTCTGCCTGATTTTTCCCCCAAGGTACTTTATTTGCTTGAGCTTTTAAAGGAAAGAAGAGAGCTTAACGTTGCTTATGCCTTTCAACATAGGGCGGAAAATAGGCTTATTGAGGATAGACATCAGGTTAAGCTTTTGTTAAATGAAGCTCAAGAGGAGGAGCAGACTGCAAATTACCTGCTTGATTTGGCAGCTAAGGTCAAAAACGGTGAGATTATTGATTTTGTAAGGTCAGTATCGCCTGTCTTGTATCGTCTCTTTTTGCGGCTGCTTGAGCAGGCTGTCCCAGATGTTCAAAGCTATATTATTGATACCAAGAATGATCAATATGACACTTGGAATTTTAAGGCGATGGAAAAAGCCGATAATGACCTCTTTAGGAGCTATCTGGCACAAAGACAGCCACGTCATGTGACGACACGCAGCTTGGCTGATTTACTTGTTTTATCAGAGCTTCCAGCTGATATTAAAAGACTAGTGGTAGTCTTAAGGCAGTTTGAAAAATCAGTCCGCAATCCCCTAGCACATTTGATCAAACCCTTTGATGAGGAGGAGCTATATCGGACAACTCATTTTTCCTCTCAAGCCTTTCTAGATGGTTTGATTCGCTTAGCAGTTTTTTCTGGTGTTAACTATATCAAAGAGCCCTTCTATTTTGATGTCGTTAATGCTGTCATTGAAAAGGAGCTGTTAGACAGCGCCAAGCCTTAG
- the punA gene encoding purine nucleoside phosphorylase, which translates to MTLLEKIRETQAFLESKGIDKPEFGLILGSGLGELANEVEQAIVIDYADIPNWGKSTVVGHAGKLVYGELAGRKVLALQGRFHFYEGNPMEVVTFPVRVMKALGCHSLLVTNAAGGIGYGPGTLMLINDHINMTGTNPLIGENLDEFGPRFPDMSDAYTAAYRETARSVAEKLGLDLQEGVYLGCSGPTYETPAEIRAFKVMGADAVGMSTVPEVIIAAHSGLKVLGISAITNFAAGFQSELNHEEVVEVTERIKENFKGLVKAILAEL; encoded by the coding sequence ATGACATTACTTGAAAAAATTCGTGAAACACAGGCTTTCCTAGAAAGCAAGGGCATTGATAAGCCTGAATTTGGTCTCATTTTAGGCTCTGGTCTAGGTGAGCTTGCCAATGAGGTTGAGCAGGCGATTGTGATTGATTATGCTGATATTCCAAACTGGGGCAAATCAACAGTTGTTGGTCATGCTGGAAAATTAGTTTATGGTGAGCTGGCTGGTCGTAAAGTATTGGCACTTCAAGGGCGCTTTCATTTCTATGAAGGTAATCCAATGGAGGTTGTGACCTTCCCGGTACGTGTGATGAAGGCTCTGGGCTGCCATAGCTTGCTGGTGACAAATGCAGCAGGCGGTATCGGCTATGGTCCTGGGACGCTTATGCTAATCAATGACCATATTAATATGACAGGAACAAACCCGCTCATTGGTGAAAACCTAGATGAATTTGGCCCACGCTTCCCAGATATGTCTGATGCCTATACAGCAGCTTATCGTGAGACAGCTCGCTCAGTAGCAGAAAAACTAGGCTTAGACCTGCAAGAGGGTGTTTACCTTGGCTGTTCAGGACCAACCTATGAAACACCAGCTGAGATTCGTGCCTTTAAGGTTATGGGAGCAGATGCTGTTGGTATGTCAACTGTTCCAGAGGTTATTATCGCTGCCCACTCAGGCTTGAAGGTGCTTGGAATTTCAGCGATTACAAACTTTGCAGCGGGCTTCCAATCAGAGCTTAACCATGAAGAGGTTGTAGAGGTAACTGAGCGTATCAAGGAAAACTTTAAAGGCTTGGTTAAGGCTATTTTGGCAGAGCTTTAA